The Pseudomonas sp. MPC6 nucleotide sequence CTGCCACGGGAAGAGTCCGGCTTGATCATCTGGACCTTGTCGAATTTCTGACGAGCGTCCTTCACGTAAGCATCAAACCCTTCGCCCTGAAACACCTTGATCACGAAATTACCACCCGGCTTGAGTATCCGAGCCGCCAGATCAAGAGCCAGCTCACATAGAAACATGGCTTTTGGCATGTCCACCTCAGGCGTACCACTCATATTGGGGGCCATATCGGAAATCACAAGGTCCACCTGCGAATTACCCACGGCTTCAAGGATCTGAGCGAGCACTTCGTCCTGGGTGAAGTCACCCTGGATGAAAGTCACGTCCGGAATGCTGTCCATTTCCAGAATGTCCGAGGCGATCAGACGCCCCTGACCACCGATCAGCCGACTAGTGACCTGCGACCAGCCGCCGGGCGCCGCACCCAGGTCGACAACGCTCATACCTGGACGGATCAGTTTGTACTTCTCCTGAACCTCCAGAAGCTTGTAACTCGCACGCGAACGGTAACCATCCTTCTGCGCCTGCTTCACATAGGGATCATTAACATGTCTTTGCAGCCACTTAAGGCTTGTCTTGGAACGGGCCACGGGCCACCTCGAAAATAAAACGGGTCGTGATTAACTGGGCGGTCCCGGACTCGCTCGGGTAAACTGGCCGCCGCTTTTTACAAGATCAGACGCAGGGGTCAGATTATGCCGCTCACTCAAGAGCAGAAGAAACAGTACAAATCCATTGGCCACCATCTGAAACCAGTTTTGATCGTGGCTGACAACGGTTTGACTGAAGGTGTGTTAGCCGAACTTGAACGCGCGCTAGCGGATCACGAGCTGATCAAAATCAAGCTCAACATCCTCGATCGCGAGTCGCGCCTGGCGAACATTGCAGAACTGTGCAAGGTCGGTAAAGCGGACCTGGTTCAGGTCATCGGCAAGATGGCACTGATTTACCGCAAGAACTTCAGCGTCAACAAGCAGCTGTCGAACGTTCATCGCTTCAAGTGATGGCAAGGG carries:
- the rlmE gene encoding 23S rRNA (uridine(2552)-2'-O)-methyltransferase RlmE, which encodes MARSKTSLKWLQRHVNDPYVKQAQKDGYRSRASYKLLEVQEKYKLIRPGMSVVDLGAAPGGWSQVTSRLIGGQGRLIASDILEMDSIPDVTFIQGDFTQDEVLAQILEAVGNSQVDLVISDMAPNMSGTPEVDMPKAMFLCELALDLAARILKPGGNFVIKVFQGEGFDAYVKDARQKFDKVQMIKPDSSRGSSREQYMLAWGYRARSE
- a CDS encoding YhbY family RNA-binding protein is translated as MPLTQEQKKQYKSIGHHLKPVLIVADNGLTEGVLAELERALADHELIKIKLNILDRESRLANIAELCKVGKADLVQVIGKMALIYRKNFSVNKQLSNVHRFK